The stretch of DNA GCTGTCCGTGTCTCCCGATGGGTCGATCAGTGCGGATGGAGCCTTTGTCGGACAAATTGGTTTGGTTCAGCCTGTTGACCCCGCCACCTTGACGCGGGAAGGCGGAGTGCTCTTCCGTTCAGACGATGGTTTTGAGCCGTCCGAAACAGCACGCATGCTGCAAGGCTTCGTTGAAGACTCCAATGTGGACCCCATCGGCCAGCTCGCCCGCATGATCGAAATCCAGCGGGCTTATGAGATGGGGCAGAACTTTCTGAATTCTGAAGATGAACGTGTTCGCCGTGCGATGGACGCGATGTTGAAATCAAGCTGAGGAGACGCAAATGCGCGCCTTGAAAATCGCGGCCACGGGGATGCTGGCCCAGCAAATGCGGGTTGAAACGATCTCAAACAACCTCGCGAACATGAGCACGACCGGTTACAACGCGCGCCGCGCCGAGTTTGCGGATCTGCATTATCAACAAATGACGCGGCCAGGCTCTATCAATGCGTCTGATGGCACCGTGTTGCCGACAGGCGTACAGCTTGGTCTCGGTGTGCGTCCGGCTGCGGTGTCTGTTCACCTGGCGCAGGGGTCATTGGCCGCAACGAATGGTGACCTTGATGTCGCGATCGACGGCAACGGGTATCTGGAAGTCACATTGCCTTCAGGTCAAACCGGGTACACGCGCGATGGTGCTCTTAAACGCACTGGCGAAGGTTTGATCGTGACTTCGGACGGGTATCCAGTGGCACCTGAGATTGTCATCCCCGAGGATGCCCGCAGCATTTCAATCAACGGCGACGGCGAAGTCTACGCGTATTTTTCAGATACCGCGGCGGGGCAACTGATCGGCCAGTTCAATTTGACAGGTTTTTCGAACGCAAAAGGGTTGGAGGCGCTTGGCAGCAATCTTTTTGCTGAGACGGATGCGTCCGGACCTCCGATTGTCACGACGCCAGGTCTCGATGGCTTGGGCACTTTGCGCCAGGGCTATCTCGAAGAGAGCTCGGTTGATGCGGTCCGCGAAATTACCGAACTCATTGCGGCACAGCGCGGCTATGAGATGAATTCCAAGGTAATCTCAGCCGCTGACCAGATGATGGGGGCAATGACGCAGGTTCGGTGATGCGCTGGATTGGTATTCTCTGTTTGACGGCCAGCGTGGCATCCGCCGATATGGTGACGCCCACGCGTACGTTGCGGCCCGGGACGGTGATCACATCGGCCGATCTCGCCCTTCTTGACGTAGTGCAACCCGGCGTGTTTGACCGACTTCTCGACGTTGTGGGACAGGAGGCCCGCATCGCACTCTATGCTGGGCGCCCCATCCCGTTTGACGCAATTGGGCCTCCTGCAATCATAAATCGCAACCAGATCGTGCCGCTGTTTTTC from Tateyamaria omphalii encodes:
- the flgA gene encoding flagellar basal body P-ring formation chaperone FlgA, producing the protein MVTPTRTLRPGTVITSADLALLDVVQPGVFDRLLDVVGQEARIALYAGRPIPFDAIGPPAIINRNQIVPLFFNTSGLSITTEGRALERGGIGDRVRVMNLSSRATLFGFVQEDGSIKVTR
- the flgG gene encoding flagellar basal-body rod protein FlgG; this encodes MRALKIAATGMLAQQMRVETISNNLANMSTTGYNARRAEFADLHYQQMTRPGSINASDGTVLPTGVQLGLGVRPAAVSVHLAQGSLAATNGDLDVAIDGNGYLEVTLPSGQTGYTRDGALKRTGEGLIVTSDGYPVAPEIVIPEDARSISINGDGEVYAYFSDTAAGQLIGQFNLTGFSNAKGLEALGSNLFAETDASGPPIVTTPGLDGLGTLRQGYLEESSVDAVREITELIAAQRGYEMNSKVISAADQMMGAMTQVR